A region of Maridesulfovibrio sp. DNA encodes the following proteins:
- a CDS encoding efflux RND transporter periplasmic adaptor subunit translates to MSRTHNSPLHLFPIRIACFLLIVFTCTQLSACKDDKHASSGYPPAPVTIAKAELENTPYYLTAIGTVKAIDTITVRSRVTGYLSKIFIKDGQYVSEGQQLFTMDPSPYEASIGQLKAELASNITKYEQAKKDYNRYRDLVERKVVSEENFEGKRLDMKTASDEIAVTRAKLEDARNDLKYCFIRSPIEGLAGYVAPTEGNLIEENKDELVVINKISPIAVNFYLPQKYLAEVQKYSANNTLEVLAITEGREHPEIGKLTFIDNNVDTKTGTIWMQGRFENKNKALWPGNYVEIRLKLYDEDIIRIPMEATCTGPQGKFVWIANSNNTVDMRPVTVERRVGKLDIISKGLKDKETIVADGQLRLFPGAVITIKNSGNSTATAPKAKSGE, encoded by the coding sequence ATGTCCCGCACCCACAATTCCCCATTGCATCTTTTTCCCATCCGTATAGCCTGTTTTTTGCTCATCGTTTTCACCTGCACGCAGCTCAGTGCCTGCAAGGATGACAAGCATGCTTCTTCAGGATATCCGCCGGCCCCGGTAACCATCGCCAAGGCTGAACTGGAAAACACCCCCTACTACCTCACTGCCATCGGCACAGTGAAAGCCATTGACACAATCACCGTGCGCTCCAGAGTCACCGGTTACTTAAGCAAAATATTCATCAAAGACGGACAATATGTATCGGAAGGCCAACAGCTTTTCACCATGGACCCGTCTCCGTATGAAGCATCCATAGGTCAGCTCAAAGCTGAACTGGCCTCAAACATAACCAAATACGAACAGGCCAAAAAAGACTACAACCGCTACCGTGACCTTGTGGAACGTAAAGTTGTCAGTGAAGAAAATTTTGAAGGTAAACGTCTGGACATGAAAACTGCCAGCGATGAAATCGCGGTAACCCGGGCTAAACTCGAGGACGCAAGAAACGATCTTAAATACTGCTTCATCCGTTCACCCATCGAAGGTCTCGCCGGATATGTAGCCCCAACCGAAGGCAATCTCATTGAGGAGAACAAAGACGAACTGGTTGTCATTAACAAGATTTCACCTATTGCGGTTAACTTTTACCTGCCCCAAAAATATCTGGCCGAGGTGCAAAAATATTCTGCCAACAATACCCTTGAAGTCCTTGCCATTACCGAAGGCCGTGAACATCCGGAAATAGGCAAGCTTACTTTCATTGATAACAATGTCGACACAAAGACCGGAACCATCTGGATGCAAGGCCGCTTTGAGAACAAAAATAAAGCTCTCTGGCCCGGAAATTATGTGGAAATCCGGCTGAAACTCTATGATGAAGACATAATCCGCATCCCCATGGAAGCAACCTGCACCGGACCGCAAGGTAAGTTTGTCTGGATTGCCAACAGCAACAACACCGTGGATATGCGCCCTGTCACCGTAGAGCGCAGGGTCGGCAAGCTGGATATAATCAGCAAGGGACTCAAAGATAAGGAAACTATCGTTGCCGACGGACAATTACGGCTTTTCCCCGGCGCGGTCATAACCATCAAGAACTCCGGCAACAGCACAGCAACTGCCCCCAAAG